One genomic segment of Thermodesulfobacteriota bacterium includes these proteins:
- a CDS encoding efflux RND transporter permease subunit encodes MIRKIIELSINNRFLVILFTLFIVAWGVVVLQKTPLDAIPDLSDVQVIIYTEYPGQAPQVVEDQVTYPLTTAMLSVPYAKVVRGYSFFGTSFVYIIFEDGTDMYWARSRVLEYLNFVSGRLPGGVTPSLGPDATGVGWVYEYALVDRTGAHDLADLRSIQDWYLRYELQTVPGVSEVASIGGFVKQYQVEVDPTKLIAYNIPLGKIKHAIMRSNNDVGGKLVEMAETEFMVRGLGYIKNIEDIKNIAVGVGPGGTPITIREIADVHIGPELRRGIVELDGEGEVAGGVVIMRYGENALTVIENVKKKLETLKRGLPEGVEIVPAYDRSILIHRAVDTLTEKLLEESLVVALICVLFLLHLRSAFVAIVTLPIGILISFIVMYYQGINANIMSLGGIAIAIGAMIVGAIVMIENAHKHIELARAEGKGGKEEKDHWRIVMDSAKEVGPAIFFSLLIITLSFMPVFTLEAQEGRLFSPLAFTKTYAMAASALLSITLVPVLMGYLVRGRILSETKNPVNRFFLFIYRPVVSTALRFKKSLILLCVLALALTAVPLKKLGSEFMPPLNEGDILYMPTTLPGISITKAKELLQQTDKILKTFPEVERVFGKIGRAETATDPAPLAMIETTVTLKPEEEWREGMTIDGLIEEMDRAIRFPGLTNTWTMPIKNRVDMLSTGIKTPVGIKVAGDDLPTLERLGIEIEAVVRDIPGTRSVYSERVVGGNYLDYEINRREAARYGLTVGDVQDIIKSAIGGMNVTTTVEGLERYPVNLRYGRELRDDITKLRRILVPTPRGEQIPIAQVADIKIRKGPPGIKSENARLNAWVFIDIQDVDIGTYVKRAKKVVSEKIKIPAGYSLLWSGQYEYMERAKEKLKLVAPLTLVIIFLLLYFNFSNVAESLIVMLSLPFSLVGGVWLMYLLDYNLSVAVGVGFIALAGVSVELGVIMLVYLDLACEKRRSEGKLENTADLHEAVVEGAATRIRPIMMTMAATIGGLLPIMWGAGAGSQVMKRIAAPMVGGMVSATILTLIVIPVIYALWKGLSVGKANKEDGEET; translated from the coding sequence ATGATAAGAAAAATAATAGAGCTCTCCATAAATAACCGCTTCCTCGTAATACTCTTCACGCTCTTCATCGTCGCCTGGGGAGTAGTAGTGCTCCAGAAAACCCCGCTCGACGCCATACCCGACCTCTCCGACGTACAGGTGATAATCTATACCGAGTATCCGGGCCAGGCCCCGCAGGTGGTCGAAGACCAGGTGACATACCCGCTCACCACGGCCATGCTCTCGGTCCCTTACGCCAAAGTGGTAAGGGGCTATTCGTTCTTCGGCACTTCGTTCGTCTACATAATCTTCGAGGACGGGACCGACATGTACTGGGCGCGGAGCCGGGTGCTCGAGTACCTGAACTTCGTCTCCGGCCGCCTCCCCGGGGGCGTTACCCCCTCGCTCGGGCCGGACGCCACCGGTGTCGGCTGGGTCTACGAGTACGCGCTGGTCGACCGTACCGGCGCCCACGACCTCGCCGATCTCCGGAGCATACAGGACTGGTACCTCCGCTACGAGCTCCAGACCGTACCGGGCGTAAGTGAGGTGGCGAGCATCGGCGGCTTCGTAAAGCAGTATCAAGTCGAGGTGGACCCCACGAAACTCATCGCCTACAACATACCGCTCGGCAAGATAAAGCACGCCATAATGCGAAGCAACAACGACGTCGGCGGGAAGCTCGTCGAGATGGCCGAGACCGAGTTCATGGTGCGCGGCCTGGGTTATATAAAGAACATCGAGGATATTAAAAATATCGCCGTCGGCGTCGGCCCCGGCGGCACCCCCATAACGATAAGGGAGATAGCCGATGTGCACATCGGGCCCGAACTCCGCAGAGGCATAGTCGAGCTCGACGGAGAGGGAGAGGTCGCCGGCGGGGTGGTCATCATGCGCTACGGCGAGAACGCCCTTACCGTCATAGAGAACGTAAAGAAGAAGCTCGAAACGCTCAAACGGGGGCTCCCGGAAGGTGTCGAGATAGTCCCTGCCTACGACCGGTCCATATTGATACACAGGGCCGTGGACACATTGACGGAAAAACTCCTCGAAGAGAGCCTCGTGGTGGCGCTCATATGCGTCCTCTTCCTCCTGCACTTGAGGAGCGCGTTCGTTGCCATAGTCACCCTGCCCATAGGCATACTTATCTCCTTTATCGTCATGTACTACCAGGGCATAAACGCCAACATAATGAGCCTCGGGGGGATAGCCATAGCCATAGGCGCCATGATAGTGGGCGCCATAGTGATGATAGAGAACGCCCACAAGCACATAGAGCTCGCGAGGGCGGAGGGGAAAGGGGGAAAAGAGGAGAAAGACCACTGGCGGATCGTCATGGACTCGGCCAAGGAGGTGGGGCCCGCGATCTTCTTCTCGCTCCTTATAATAACGCTCTCCTTCATGCCGGTCTTCACCCTCGAAGCGCAGGAGGGGCGGCTCTTCAGCCCGCTCGCCTTCACCAAGACCTACGCCATGGCGGCCTCGGCACTCCTCTCGATAACCCTCGTGCCAGTACTCATGGGATACCTCGTAAGGGGCAGGATACTGTCCGAGACCAAAAACCCCGTTAACCGCTTCTTCCTCTTCATATACAGGCCCGTGGTATCCACGGCCTTGAGGTTCAAAAAGAGTTTGATACTCCTCTGCGTACTGGCGCTTGCCCTGACCGCAGTCCCGTTAAAGAAACTCGGGAGCGAGTTCATGCCGCCGCTGAACGAAGGCGACATACTCTACATGCCCACCACGCTCCCCGGAATATCCATAACAAAGGCCAAAGAACTCCTCCAGCAAACGGATAAGATATTAAAAACCTTCCCCGAGGTGGAGCGCGTCTTCGGCAAGATAGGGCGGGCCGAGACCGCCACGGACCCGGCCCCTCTCGCCATGATAGAGACCACCGTGACCTTGAAGCCCGAGGAGGAGTGGAGGGAAGGGATGACGATAGACGGGCTCATAGAAGAGATGGACAGGGCGATCAGGTTCCCCGGCCTTACGAACACATGGACCATGCCCATAAAAAACAGGGTTGACATGCTCTCAACGGGCATAAAGACCCCGGTGGGGATAAAGGTAGCGGGAGACGACCTCCCGACGCTCGAGAGGCTCGGCATCGAAATAGAGGCCGTGGTGAGGGACATACCGGGCACCCGGTCGGTCTACTCCGAGCGGGTCGTCGGGGGGAACTACCTCGACTATGAGATAAACAGGCGCGAGGCCGCCAGGTACGGCCTTACCGTCGGCGACGTGCAGGACATCATAAAGTCCGCCATCGGCGGAATGAACGTCACCACGACCGTCGAGGGGCTCGAGCGCTACCCGGTGAACCTCCGCTACGGCAGGGAGCTGAGGGACGACATAACCAAGCTCAGGCGAATACTCGTCCCCACGCCGCGCGGGGAACAGATACCCATAGCCCAGGTGGCGGACATAAAGATAAGGAAGGGACCGCCGGGCATAAAGAGCGAGAACGCGCGGCTAAACGCCTGGGTCTTTATCGACATACAGGACGTGGACATCGGGACCTACGTAAAGAGAGCAAAAAAGGTCGTATCGGAAAAGATAAAAATCCCAGCGGGCTATTCCCTTCTCTGGAGCGGACAGTACGAGTACATGGAGCGGGCCAAGGAGAAGTTGAAGCTCGTGGCGCCGCTCACACTCGTCATAATATTCCTGCTCCTCTACTTCAACTTCTCAAACGTTGCCGAAAGCCTTATAGTGATGCTCTCGCTCCCCTTCTCTCTGGTCGGAGGGGTCTGGCTCATGTACCTGCTCGACTACAACCTGAGCGTCGCCGTAGGGGTGGGCTTCATAGCGCTCGCCGGGGTGTCCGTGGAACTCGGGGTCATCATGCTCGTCTACCTCGACCTGGCGTGCGAGAAGCGTAGGAGTGAGGGGAAGCTTGAAAACACGGCCGACCTGCACGAAGCGGTCGTCGAGGGGGCGGCCACGCGCATAAGGCCCATCATGATGACCATGGCCGCCACCATAGGAGGGCTCCTGCCGATTATGTGGGGCGCGGGAGCGGGGAGCCAGGTCATGAAGAGGATAGCCGCGCCAATGGTCGGGGGCATGGTCTCGGCCACCATACTCACCCTCATCGTGATACCCGTGATATACGCGCTCTGGAAAGGCTTAAGCGTGGGCAAGGCGAACAAAGAGGATGGAGAAGAAACATGA
- a CDS encoding NAD(P)/FAD-dependent oxidoreductase — MIEIAGAGPAGLVAAITLARAGLEVTVYEEKPDVGHRFHGDFQGLENWSSAEDVTCLLDKLGISNKLYREFICQPYDELTVYDANLNKTVVSGERPLFHLVERGGTVGCFDRGLLDIAKEAGARVLFNTRAGKLEKGGIVGIGPRAADVIAKGVLFKTTMEDTAAAILDDRLAPKGYAYLLIHKGRGTIATCMFREFKRERECFERTVEAFSKVFPSLDMADEREFGGYGNFFFGKPVYENGRYYVGESAGLQDCLFGFGMRYAMVSGYLAAVSIISGEDYKTLLKRELLPLQRASLVNRFFFERLGNRGYVGFINWISRGNAMENIRRFYNPSLLKSLVYPVAGWRFKSRLVDKGCHGADCTCVWCRCGKEEKKVC; from the coding sequence ATGATCGAGATTGCCGGCGCAGGGCCTGCCGGTCTCGTCGCCGCCATAACCCTCGCGAGAGCGGGCTTAGAGGTGACCGTCTACGAGGAAAAGCCCGATGTCGGGCACAGGTTTCACGGTGACTTCCAGGGGCTTGAGAACTGGAGCTCTGCTGAGGACGTAACGTGCCTGCTTGACAAGCTGGGAATATCCAATAAACTCTATAGAGAGTTTATCTGCCAGCCGTATGACGAGCTCACCGTATATGATGCCAATCTGAACAAAACCGTCGTGAGCGGGGAGAGGCCGCTCTTCCATCTCGTCGAGAGGGGCGGCACCGTGGGCTGCTTCGACAGGGGACTCCTCGATATAGCGAAGGAGGCCGGGGCTCGGGTCCTCTTCAATACGAGGGCCGGTAAGCTCGAAAAGGGCGGTATCGTGGGCATCGGGCCGAGGGCCGCGGATGTGATAGCGAAGGGGGTTCTTTTCAAGACAACCATGGAAGATACGGCCGCGGCCATACTCGACGACAGACTCGCCCCGAAAGGGTATGCCTACCTCCTGATACATAAAGGAAGGGGTACCATAGCGACATGCATGTTCAGGGAGTTCAAAAGGGAGAGAGAATGCTTTGAAAGGACCGTCGAGGCCTTCTCGAAGGTCTTCCCTTCCCTCGACATGGCAGATGAGAGGGAGTTCGGGGGATACGGCAATTTTTTCTTCGGTAAACCCGTCTATGAAAACGGGAGGTATTATGTGGGTGAGTCGGCGGGTCTCCAGGACTGTCTTTTTGGCTTCGGGATGAGGTATGCGATGGTCTCGGGCTACCTCGCGGCGGTGAGCATCATCAGCGGGGAGGATTATAAGACGTTATTGAAAAGGGAGTTGCTGCCCTTGCAACGGGCATCTCTTGTAAACCGTTTCTTCTTTGAGAGGCTCGGCAACAGAGGTTACGTCGGTTTTATAAACTGGATTTCCAGGGGCAACGCCATGGAAAACATAAGAAGATTCTACAACCCGTCTCTTTTGAAGTCACTCGTCTACCCTGTAGCGGGTTGGAGATTTAAGAGCAGGCTCGTTGATAAGGGCTGCCACGGCGCGGATTGCACATGCGTCTGGTGCAGGTGCGGAAAAGAGGAAAAAAAGGTCTGTTAG
- a CDS encoding P-II family nitrogen regulator produces the protein MKEIKAYIRQIKAEEVIHALEEAGVPGLAIIEVKAIGKEVEGEKTRFSIDYAEKVCSTVKIEVVCRDEDSERLASIISKAAHTGQRGDGMIFVSDVAEAVKIRTGESGESALLPTDKKEG, from the coding sequence ATGAAGGAGATAAAGGCCTATATACGACAGATCAAGGCCGAAGAGGTTATACACGCCCTCGAAGAGGCCGGGGTTCCGGGACTTGCCATTATAGAGGTGAAGGCAATCGGGAAAGAGGTGGAGGGGGAAAAGACAAGATTTTCCATCGATTACGCCGAGAAGGTCTGCTCAACCGTAAAGATAGAGGTCGTATGCAGGGACGAGGACAGTGAGAGGCTCGCGAGTATTATAAGTAAAGCGGCGCATACGGGCCAGCGCGGCGACGGGATGATATTCGTCTCAGACGTGGCGGAGGCGGTTAAGATACGGACGGGTGAGTCAGGCGAAAGTGCGTTGCTCCCGACCGATAAAAAAGAAGGATAG